One window from the genome of Sphaerotilus microaerophilus encodes:
- a CDS encoding ProQ/FINO family protein, protein MSLPENETVPHPDEALSPAATMTACAVEAPTEEVVSSEADPSPATALPPEAPPTEEPPASASPAEPLSVEPPADAAVDAVEQAQDQAQEPPVAPVASPAACGTRLGELFPALFGVPPKPLKLRIQADIQARAPGVFTKALLSAFLHRYTTGTAYLNALSRATERFDLDGQPAGELSEEHRAAAAEEVKRRRALRDERIAKEREAAREAARAAEREARRQASEARRAEEASRREADQARHEAEGARREEDEARRERARLLRDYESTRLTRANFCVLRGVPEAQLDAQLEQARREAVEWAAQRAAREASGGGDNRDARDTREARGPREGREPREGGPRPAGPRTGGAGASFPDRRGPRPAGPGAAAGRDERRGPRPGRQGDDRPRPAATDAPRRDDAQPARGEPAQPGQPGKRRDPQR, encoded by the coding sequence ATGTCCCTGCCAGAAAACGAAACCGTTCCCCATCCCGACGAGGCCCTTTCTCCGGCCGCCACCATGACGGCCTGCGCCGTCGAGGCGCCCACCGAGGAGGTGGTCAGCTCCGAGGCAGATCCGTCGCCTGCAACCGCGTTGCCCCCCGAAGCCCCGCCCACCGAAGAGCCGCCTGCCAGCGCCTCGCCTGCCGAGCCGCTGAGCGTCGAGCCGCCGGCGGACGCGGCCGTGGATGCGGTGGAACAGGCGCAGGATCAGGCGCAGGAGCCCCCCGTGGCGCCGGTCGCCAGCCCGGCTGCCTGCGGCACCCGGCTGGGCGAGCTCTTCCCCGCGCTGTTCGGTGTGCCGCCCAAGCCGCTGAAGCTGCGCATCCAGGCCGACATCCAGGCGCGTGCGCCGGGGGTGTTCACCAAGGCGCTGCTGTCGGCCTTCCTGCACCGCTACACCACGGGCACGGCCTACCTGAACGCGCTCAGCCGTGCGACCGAGCGCTTTGACCTCGACGGCCAGCCGGCTGGCGAGCTCAGCGAGGAGCACCGTGCCGCGGCGGCCGAGGAGGTCAAGCGCCGCCGGGCGCTGCGCGACGAGCGCATCGCCAAGGAGCGTGAAGCCGCCCGGGAGGCGGCCCGTGCCGCCGAGCGCGAGGCGCGCCGACAGGCCAGCGAGGCGCGGCGTGCCGAGGAGGCCTCGCGCCGCGAGGCGGATCAGGCCCGCCACGAGGCCGAGGGCGCCCGCCGCGAGGAGGACGAGGCCCGCCGCGAGCGCGCCCGCCTGCTGCGCGACTACGAATCCACCCGCCTGACGCGGGCCAACTTCTGCGTGCTGCGCGGGGTGCCCGAGGCCCAGCTCGACGCCCAGCTCGAACAGGCCCGCCGCGAGGCGGTCGAGTGGGCGGCCCAGCGTGCCGCACGCGAGGCCAGCGGCGGCGGTGACAACCGGGATGCCCGTGACACCCGCGAAGCCCGTGGTCCCCGCGAGGGCCGCGAACCGCGTGAGGGTGGGCCGCGCCCGGCAGGGCCTCGGACGGGCGGGGCTGGTGCAAGCTTCCCGGATCGGCGCGGGCCGCGGCCTGCCGGGCCGGGCGCTGCAGCAGGTCGAGACGAGCGGCGCGGGCCCCGTCCCGGGCGCCAGGGCGACGATCGCCCCCGCCCGGCCGCCACCGATGCTCCCCGACGTGATGACGCCCAGCCGGCCCGCGGCGAGCCAGCCCAGCCTGGCCAGCCCGGCAAGCGACGCGATCCCCAGCGCTGA
- a CDS encoding PAS domain-containing hybrid sensor histidine kinase/response regulator: MPESRQLRRSLRQAAGLLGVGVLCAGLAALQQERLNAEQVAEELDTLAQRSADQLVERVRRFEYGLRGVRGAILTVGVDGITHERFRAYHASRDIDREFPGARGFGFIRRVPREQEAAFTAAARRDGRPGFEVHSLAPHEGPRYVIQYIEPVERNDQAVGLDIASEAQRRAAADRAAHSGQAAITGPITLVQATGRPLHAFLILLPIYRGDPATLNEVSNDATREAATFGWAYTPLVMDEVIAGFEPRSGEFTLRLFDTSAPEAPVRFYGPADAPTLPMPAVTSARSAGTAPAHDAARLRHVHRAVFGRDWLVELHATPAFVARLNQTRPETVFAVGAFTSLLLAALLYAHLVNRSRVQLIRSHRARMTTLLENSSDAIIAEALDGRLTAWNRAAERIFGRTAAEVLGRPCPPLLLPPDRHRSDQQRRELVLQGDPVAPVDEVLLRSDGSEIEVSMTVAPITASDGHIVGIGRTIRDISERKSAERQMQQFTAALERQVAARTSELAAALREHQALLGTIQSHALYSVTDPRGQITDVNDNFCRISGYRREELVGRTHRVVNSGTHDAGHWAGLWRTIAAGQVWRGEICNRTKDGALYWVDSIIAPFFDEQGRIERYVSIRTDITARREAEAARAAQRAAEAASAAKSAFLATMSHEMRTPLNALIGLSHLLEGSRLDAEQRDCLTKIQIAGRSLLGVINAVLDLAKIEAGEMTLEHLPFDLRALLDEVVALLTPQAVAKRLTLELHTATPLPAWVRGDAARLRQILINLTGNAIKFTEQGRVEIHVAPATVDDHGHDQGHGGTGPDAGRPLLRFTVRDTGIGIAAQDQARLFEPFVQADASTSRRFGGSGLGLSIVRHLAQMMGGEVGMHSRLGEGSAFWVQLPLEPAAPGSTAASEPGGPSGPISARGFTLLIGHADAAQRQALVELARTLGWQAEALADGAAAVARQHVRATQGVAADALLIEWPAALGHTGPPELATLAALDASADPAWRPPVVVCGSEPGLADEALAARVVDAVLRLPAEVPDLFNAVSQAVARREGCAARVLQASRLETGAGRWLAGLRVLVVDDSAINLEVAERILAREGAQVATCTSGEAAIERLRAAPAGWDAVLMDVQMPQMDGHEATRRIRHDLGLTELPVIALTAGVLTAERQHALDKGMDDFIGKPLDPRTLVLTLRRHVERVRGSPLPLTARAGRSPRRLLTEPRASRDAAQIPPIEGIDQADLLTRLGSDARLFATLLRQVLRDFAVLADLPSSPPGQPRACLPSEPERLPALLHKLRGSAGMLGAVDVARLAGAAEQAMRSGDDPGLDAALQALATGLRCLRDASAEFLARHAEPDDEAPADGPANAPPLHTEDLRELAELLRRQDLAALDRFQILSPALRGAWGAERYRRARAAVDELQFRQALEVLEEGASGGNDVSS; the protein is encoded by the coding sequence ATGCCTGAATCACGGCAGCTGCGCCGCAGCCTGCGCCAGGCGGCCGGGCTGCTCGGCGTGGGCGTGCTGTGCGCCGGACTCGCGGCCCTCCAGCAGGAGCGCCTCAATGCCGAGCAGGTGGCCGAGGAGCTGGACACCCTGGCGCAGCGCAGCGCCGACCAGCTGGTCGAACGGGTGCGCCGGTTCGAGTACGGCCTGCGCGGCGTGCGCGGCGCCATCCTCACCGTGGGCGTCGATGGCATCACGCACGAGCGCTTCCGCGCCTACCACGCCTCGCGCGACATCGACCGCGAGTTTCCCGGCGCCCGCGGCTTCGGCTTCATCCGCCGGGTCCCGCGCGAGCAGGAGGCCGCGTTCACCGCCGCGGCGCGGCGCGACGGCCGGCCCGGTTTCGAGGTACACAGCCTGGCACCGCATGAGGGGCCGCGCTATGTCATCCAGTACATCGAACCGGTGGAGCGCAACGACCAGGCAGTGGGCCTGGACATCGCCTCGGAGGCGCAGCGCCGCGCCGCGGCCGACCGTGCGGCGCACAGCGGCCAGGCCGCGATCACCGGGCCGATCACGCTGGTGCAGGCCACCGGCCGGCCACTGCACGCCTTCCTGATCCTGCTGCCGATCTACCGTGGCGACCCGGCAACCCTGAACGAGGTCTCGAACGACGCCACGCGCGAGGCCGCCACCTTTGGCTGGGCCTACACGCCGCTGGTGATGGACGAAGTGATCGCGGGGTTCGAACCGCGCAGCGGCGAGTTCACGCTGCGGCTGTTCGACACCAGCGCCCCGGAGGCGCCGGTGCGTTTCTATGGCCCGGCCGATGCGCCGACCCTGCCCATGCCAGCAGTGACCAGTGCACGCTCGGCGGGCACCGCCCCGGCGCACGATGCCGCACGCCTGCGCCACGTGCACCGCGCGGTGTTCGGGCGCGACTGGCTGGTCGAACTGCACGCCACGCCGGCCTTCGTGGCCCGGCTCAACCAGACCCGGCCGGAGACCGTCTTTGCCGTCGGCGCCTTCACCTCGCTGCTGCTGGCCGCGCTGCTGTACGCCCACCTGGTCAACCGCAGCCGCGTCCAGCTCATCCGCTCGCACCGCGCACGCATGACCACGCTGCTGGAAAACTCCAGCGACGCCATCATCGCCGAGGCGCTGGACGGTCGGCTCACCGCCTGGAACCGCGCAGCCGAGCGCATCTTCGGCCGCACTGCCGCCGAGGTCCTGGGCCGCCCGTGCCCGCCACTGCTGCTGCCACCCGACCGCCACCGCAGCGACCAGCAGCGCCGCGAACTCGTGCTGCAGGGCGACCCGGTGGCGCCGGTGGACGAGGTATTGCTGCGCAGCGACGGCTCCGAAATCGAGGTGTCGATGACGGTGGCGCCGATCACCGCGTCCGATGGGCACATCGTCGGCATCGGTCGCACCATCCGCGACATCAGCGAGCGCAAGTCCGCCGAGCGCCAGATGCAGCAGTTCACCGCCGCCCTGGAGCGCCAGGTGGCCGCCCGCACCAGCGAACTGGCCGCCGCGCTGCGCGAGCACCAGGCCCTGCTGGGCACCATCCAGAGCCACGCGCTCTATTCGGTGACCGATCCACGCGGGCAAATCACCGACGTCAACGACAACTTTTGCCGCATCAGCGGCTACCGGCGCGAGGAGCTGGTCGGCCGGACCCACCGGGTGGTCAACTCCGGCACCCACGACGCGGGGCACTGGGCCGGGCTGTGGCGCACCATCGCCGCTGGGCAGGTCTGGCGTGGCGAGATCTGCAACCGCACGAAGGACGGCGCGCTGTACTGGGTGGACAGCATCATCGCCCCCTTCTTCGACGAGCAGGGGCGCATCGAGCGCTACGTGTCGATCCGCACCGACATCACCGCCCGCCGCGAGGCCGAGGCAGCCCGCGCCGCCCAGCGCGCCGCCGAGGCCGCCAGCGCAGCCAAGAGCGCCTTCCTGGCCACCATGAGCCATGAGATGCGCACACCGCTGAACGCGCTGATCGGCCTGTCGCACCTGCTCGAAGGCAGCCGGCTGGACGCCGAGCAGCGCGACTGCCTGACCAAGATCCAGATCGCCGGGCGCAGCCTGCTGGGCGTCATCAACGCGGTGCTCGACCTGGCCAAGATCGAGGCCGGCGAGATGACGCTGGAGCACCTGCCCTTCGACCTGCGCGCCCTGCTCGACGAGGTGGTCGCCCTGCTCACCCCCCAGGCCGTGGCCAAGCGGCTCACGCTGGAGTTGCACACCGCCACGCCGCTGCCGGCCTGGGTGCGGGGCGACGCCGCGCGCCTGCGCCAGATCCTCATCAACCTCACCGGCAACGCCATCAAGTTCACCGAGCAGGGCCGGGTGGAGATCCACGTGGCGCCCGCCACGGTCGACGACCATGGCCACGATCAGGGTCACGGCGGCACCGGCCCCGATGCCGGCCGCCCGCTGCTGCGCTTCACGGTGCGCGACACTGGCATCGGCATCGCGGCGCAGGACCAGGCGCGCCTGTTCGAGCCCTTCGTCCAGGCCGACGCCTCCACCAGCCGGCGTTTCGGTGGCAGCGGCCTGGGCCTGTCCATCGTGCGCCACCTGGCACAGATGATGGGCGGCGAGGTCGGCATGCACAGCCGCCTGGGCGAGGGCAGTGCGTTCTGGGTGCAACTGCCGCTGGAGCCGGCCGCGCCCGGCAGCACCGCGGCCAGCGAGCCGGGTGGGCCAAGTGGGCCGATTTCCGCACGCGGTTTCACCCTGCTGATCGGCCATGCGGACGCCGCACAGCGCCAAGCCCTCGTGGAGCTGGCACGCACGCTGGGCTGGCAGGCCGAGGCGCTCGCCGACGGCGCCGCCGCCGTGGCCCGCCAGCACGTGCGCGCCACCCAAGGTGTGGCGGCCGACGCCCTGCTGATCGAGTGGCCCGCTGCGCTGGGGCACACCGGGCCGCCGGAGCTGGCCACGCTGGCAGCCCTGGACGCCAGCGCGGATCCGGCGTGGCGCCCGCCCGTGGTGGTCTGCGGCAGTGAGCCCGGGCTGGCCGACGAGGCGCTCGCCGCCCGGGTGGTGGATGCGGTGCTGCGCCTGCCGGCCGAGGTGCCCGACCTGTTCAACGCCGTCAGCCAGGCGGTTGCCCGCCGCGAAGGCTGCGCCGCCCGGGTCCTGCAGGCCAGCCGGCTGGAGACCGGCGCCGGACGCTGGCTGGCCGGACTGCGTGTGCTGGTGGTGGACGACAGCGCCATCAACCTGGAGGTGGCCGAGCGCATCCTCGCGCGCGAAGGCGCCCAGGTCGCCACCTGCACCAGCGGCGAGGCCGCCATCGAGCGGCTGCGGGCCGCGCCCGCCGGCTGGGATGCCGTGCTGATGGATGTGCAGATGCCCCAGATGGACGGCCACGAGGCCACGCGCCGCATCCGCCATGACCTCGGCCTGACGGAGCTGCCGGTGATCGCCCTGACCGCCGGGGTGCTGACCGCCGAGCGCCAGCACGCGCTGGACAAGGGCATGGACGACTTCATCGGCAAGCCGCTGGACCCGCGCACCCTGGTGCTGACGCTGCGCCGCCACGTCGAGCGGGTGCGCGGGTCCCCGCTGCCGCTGACCGCGCGCGCTGGCCGTTCGCCGCGGCGACTGCTGACGGAGCCCCGCGCGAGCCGCGACGCCGCGCAGATACCGCCGATCGAGGGCATCGACCAGGCCGACCTGCTGACCCGGCTCGGCTCCGACGCCCGGCTCTTCGCCACCCTGCTGCGCCAGGTGCTGCGCGACTTCGCGGTCCTGGCAGACCTGCCATCCAGCCCGCCCGGCCAGCCGCGAGCCTGCCTGCCCAGCGAGCCAGAGCGCCTACCGGCCCTGCTGCACAAGCTGCGCGGCAGCGCGGGGATGCTGGGTGCCGTTGATGTGGCGCGGCTGGCCGGTGCCGCCGAACAGGCGATGCGCAGCGGCGATGACCCCGGCCTCGACGCAGCCCTGCAGGCGCTGGCCACCGGTCTGCGCTGCCTGCGCGACGCCAGCGCGGAGTTCCTCGCCCGCCATGCCGAGCCGGACGATGAGGCGCCAGCCGACGGCCCGGCCAACGCCCCGCCGCTGCACACCGAGGACCTGCGCGAACTGGCCGAGCTGCTGCGCCGCCAGGACCTGGCCGCCCTCGACCGCTTCCAGATCCTCAGCCCGGCCCTGCGCGGGGCCTGGGGCGCCGAGCGCTACCGGCGCGCCCGCGCTGCGGTGGACGAGCTGCAGTTCCGCCAGGCACTGGAGGTGCTGGAGGAGGGGGCGAGCGGGGGCAACGACGTCAGCAGCTGA
- a CDS encoding diguanylate cyclase domain-containing protein yields the protein MTQASLLIVDDDPASIQLLGRMLAEQGRLRFALSGAEGLRLAQESPPDLVLLDADMPGMDGFEVCTRLKADPLLADVPVIFVTGHSDTQTELAGLAAGAVDCISKPPQAPLVVARVQTQLRLKALTDELRRAALTDALTGVANRRCFDEWLHREGQRAWRQAEPLSLAMIDIDHFKAYNDHFGHPAGDVCLRRVAEALQTVVRRPADLVARYGGEEFALLLPRTDAAGARHVGEAVVAAVQALHLPHPASPLGAQVSVSVGIATVLGRHSPGEGRPMPSTALVAAADQALYQAKREGRARCVVAPTTGDA from the coding sequence ATGACCCAGGCGTCGCTGCTGATCGTCGACGACGACCCCGCCAGCATCCAGCTGCTCGGTCGCATGCTGGCCGAGCAGGGCCGGCTGCGCTTTGCCCTCTCCGGCGCCGAGGGGCTGCGGCTGGCGCAGGAGTCCCCCCCCGACCTGGTGCTGCTCGATGCCGACATGCCGGGCATGGATGGCTTCGAGGTCTGCACCCGCCTCAAGGCCGACCCGCTCCTGGCCGACGTGCCCGTGATCTTCGTGACCGGCCACAGCGACACCCAGACCGAGCTGGCCGGCCTCGCCGCCGGGGCGGTGGACTGCATCAGCAAGCCGCCCCAGGCACCGCTGGTGGTGGCACGCGTGCAGACCCAGCTGCGCCTGAAGGCGCTGACCGATGAGCTGCGCCGCGCCGCGCTGACCGACGCGCTGACCGGCGTGGCCAACCGGCGCTGCTTCGACGAGTGGCTGCACCGCGAAGGGCAGCGCGCCTGGCGCCAGGCCGAGCCGCTGTCGCTGGCAATGATCGACATCGATCACTTCAAGGCCTACAACGACCACTTCGGCCACCCCGCAGGCGACGTCTGCTTGCGCCGCGTCGCCGAGGCGCTCCAGACGGTGGTGCGCCGCCCTGCCGACCTGGTGGCACGCTATGGCGGCGAGGAGTTTGCGCTGCTGCTGCCACGCACCGATGCCGCCGGCGCCCGCCACGTCGGCGAGGCCGTGGTCGCAGCCGTGCAGGCGCTGCACCTGCCCCACCCGGCCTCGCCGCTGGGCGCGCAGGTGAGCGTGTCCGTGGGCATCGCCACCGTACTGGGGCGCCACAGCCCCGGTGAGGGCCGGCCGATGCCATCGACAGCGCTCGTGGCCGCGGCCGATCAGGCCCTGTACCAGGCCAAGCGCGAGGGGCGCGCGCGCTGCGTCGTCGCCCCGACCACGGGCGATGCCTGA